One Ranitomeya variabilis isolate aRanVar5 chromosome 5, aRanVar5.hap1, whole genome shotgun sequence DNA window includes the following coding sequences:
- the LOC143776905 gene encoding E3 ubiquitin/ISG15 ligase TRIM25-like: protein MASVDFRKELDCSICLSTYTDPVMLRCGHNYCRVCIDCVLDTQDKSGLYFCPQCREHFYKRPTLKRNITLGNIIEQLRTIPEAQKDTGNFCTNCIHSPVPAVKSCLHCEVFLCENHLRVHSKSEEHVLSDPSTSLEKRKCSVHKKILEYYCTEDAACICVSCSLVGEHRGHRVEMLDEASEKKKMKMRNVLQKLTTKRKVSEDKVQNLEGHWRKAQEKAAEEAERVTALCTDIRRRVDDLEKKVLSEISRQEKEESLSLSALIHQLEIKKDELSRKMRHIEELCNMTDPLTVLQEPDTGDLCDPEEEGGDENTGGHDKQLHDGDLAWIMGTFHAELSTIMSDLHTSLSRQPKQIKDFDNEQNPPVYSESLPVLTSKNGDNHGKVRIAGIRGIYVEDPADILLDVNTAANNIHISDDLKMATWTQTDEERKETAERFQDYNQVMSSRGFSSGRHYWDVEGSEVAEWMVGMCYPSIDRREDQSLVGYNKKSWCLQKENNYSVIHDSKEIRISDEISNKRVRICLDYEAGQLSFYELCDPIRHLHTFTATFSEPLHAVLCVGNGSLNILGEQQP from the coding sequence ATGGCGTCTGTTGATTTCAGGAAGGAGCTGGACTGCTCCATTTGTCTGAGCACGTATACAGACCCTGTAatgctgagatgtggacacaactacTGCCGGGTCTGTATAGATTGTGTACTGGATACACAGGATAAGTCTGGACTTTATTTCTGTCCTCAGTGCAGAGAGCATTTTTATAAACGTCCTACACTGAAAAGAAACATAACTCTAGGTAACATAATTGAGCAACTTCGCACCATTCCAGAAGCACAGAAGGACACTGGAAATTTTTGCACTAACTGTATTCACTCTCCTGTACCTGCTGTTAAATCCTGTCTGCACTGCGAAGTTTTCCTTTGTGAGAACCACCTAAGAGTTCATAGCAAGTCTGAAGAACACGTCTTATctgatcccagcacttctctggagaaaagaaaatgttctgtccataagaagatcctggaatattactgcactgaggacgctgcttgtatctgtgtgtcctgcagtCTGGTCGGAGAACATCGGGGACATCGGGTGGAGATGCTGGATGAGGCCTCTGAGAAGAAGAagatgaaaatgagaaatgttcTCCAGAAACTGACAACAAAGAGAAAGGTGTCCGAGGACAAGGTCCAGAATCTGGAGGGGCACTGGAGAAAGGCTCAAGAAAAAGCAGCTGAAGAAGCCGAGAGAGTCActgccctgtgtacagacatcaggagacgggtggacgacctggagaagaaggtcctgagtgagatctccaggcaggaaaaggaagagtcactgtcactgtctgctctgatccatcagctggaaataaagaaggacgagctgtccaggaagatgagacacattgaggagctgtgtaacatgacggatccactgactgtcttacaggaaccagacaccggtgacttgtgtgatcctgaggaggagggaggtgatgaGAACACAGGGGGACATGATAAACAGCTCCATGATGGAGATCTAGCCTGGATTATGGGGACTTTTCATGCAGAACTATCTACTATCATGTCAGACCTACATACTAGCTTGTCAAGACAACCAAAACAAATTAAAGATTTCGATAATGAACAAAATCCACCCGTTTACTCAGAAAGTCTGCCTGTTTTAACATCAAAAAATGGAGACAATCATGGAAAGGTCAGGATTGCTGGAATTAGGGGGATCTACGTGGAGgatcctgcagacatattactTGATGTAAATACAGCTGCTAATAATATCCATATATCAGATGACCTGAAAATGGCAACCTGGACACAAACAGATGAAGAACGTAAAGAAACCGCAGAGAGATTTCAGGACTATAACCAGGTGATGAGCAGCAGAGGATTCTCCTCGGGgcgacattactgggatgtggaggGCAGTGAGGTGGCGGAGTGGATGGTGGGGATGTGTTATCCCAGTATAGACAGGAGAGAAGATCAGTCTCTCGTTGGATATAATAAAAAATCTTGGTGTCtgcaaaaagaaaataattattcAGTGATACATGACAGTAAGGAAATCAGAATATCAGATGAAATCTCTAATAAGAGAgtcaggatatgtctggattatgaggccgggcagttgtccttttatgagctgtgtgaccccatcagacacttacacaccttcactgccaccTTCTCCGAGCCCCTTCATGCTGTATTGTGTGTGGGTAATGGCTCACTAAACATATTGGGCGAGCAGCAACCTTGA
- the LOC143774036 gene encoding E3 ubiquitin/ISG15 ligase TRIM25-like yields MAFADPRDELLCSICLSTYTDPVMLRCGQNFCRVCIDRVLDTQDGSGIYSCPDCREEFQERPALMRNIALCKIIENFLFTQPTKTETGICCTYCVDSPVPAVRSCLHCEASLCDKHLRAHSKSPEHVLSDPSTSLEKRKCSVHRKLLKYYCIKDDICICVSCSLAREHRGHRLGTLDEASEKKKEKLRNFLQKMTIKRDESEKRVRSLEERRKKAQEKTAEEAERVTVLCTDIRRRVDDLEKKVLSEISRQEKEESLSLSALIHQLEIKKDELSRKMRHIEELCNMTDPLTVLQDPDTGDLCDPEEEGGDEDTGGHDEQPHDGHDLDVAVISHTLHTLCDVISGIRSGIYVEDPADILLDVNTASDNVLISDDLKTATWTQEKQKRPETAERFQDYQVISKRGYNVGRHYWDLEIGRTGEWRVGMCYPSIDRWGDQSYMGNDYKSWSLSRYYDKYLVMHNRRGIRLPDKISSNRVRIYLDYEAGRLSFYELCDPIRHLHTFTANFTEPLHAVLYIWDCSVKILGGSSSRKKPF; encoded by the coding sequence ATGGCGTTTGCTGATCCAAGAGATGAGCTGCTCTGCTCCATCTGTCTGAGCACTTATACAGATCCTGTAATGCTGAGATGTGGACAAaacttctgccgggtctgtattgATCGTGTGCTGGATACACAGGACGGGTCTGGAATTTATTCCTGTCCTGACTGCAGAGAAGAGTTTCAGGAGCGGCCGGCACTTATGAGGAACATAGCTCTGTGTAAAATAATCGAGAATTTCCTGTTCACTCAGCCAACAAAGACGGAAaccgggatctgctgcacttactgtgtggactctcctgtacctgctgttagatcctgtctacactgtgaggcttctctgtgtgataaacacctgagagctcacagcaaatcaccagaacacgtcttatctgatcccagcacttctctggagaaAAGGAAATGTTCTGTTCATAGGAAACTTTTAAAATATTATTGCATTAAGGATGACATctgtatctgtgtgtcctgcagtttgGCCAGAGAACATCGGGGACACCGGTTGGGGACCCTTGATGAGGCCTCTGAGAAAAAGAAGGAGAAACTGAGAAATTTTCTCCAGAAAATGACCATAAAAAGAGATGAAAGTGAGAAAAGAGTACGGAGTCTGGAGGAGCGCAGAAAAAAAGCTCAAGAAAAAACAGCTGAAGAAGCCGAGAGAGTCActgtcctatgtacagacatcaggagacgggtggacgacctggagaagaaggtcctgagtgagatctccaggcaggaaaaggaagagtcactgtcactgtctgctctgatccatcagctggaaataaagaaggacgagctgtccaggaagatgagacacattgaggagctgtgtaacatgacggatccactgactgtcttacaggatccagacaccggtgacttgtgtgatcctgaggaggagggaggtgatgaggacacagggggacatgatgaACAGCCCCATGATGGACATGACCTGGATGTGGCTGtgatctcacacacattacacacattatgtgacgtaatatcaggtataaggagcgggatctatgtggaggatcctgcagacatattactAGACGTAAATACAGCTTCTGATAATGTCCTTATATCTGACGACCTGAAAACTGCGACCTGGACACAAGAAAAGCAGAAAcgtccagaaacagcagagagattccagGATTATCAGGTTATAAGTAAAAGGGGATATAATGTAGGAAGACATTACTGGGATTTGGAAATCGGTAGAACGGGGGAGTGGAGGGTGGGGATGTGTTATCCCAGTATAGACAGATGGGGAGATCAGTCATACATGGGAAATGATTATAAGTCCTGGAGTTTGAGTAGGTATTATGATAAGTATTTAGTGATGCATAATAGGAGAGGGATTCGGTTACCTGACAAGATCTCCAGTAATAGAGTCAGGATAtatctggattatgaggccgggcgGCTGTCtttttatgagctgtgtgaccccatcagacacttacacaccttcactgccaaCTTCACCGAGCCCCTtcatgctgtattatatatatgggACTGTTCTGTAAAGATATTAGGGGGAAGCAGTAGCAGGAAGAAACCATTTTAA
- the LOC143776907 gene encoding E3 ubiquitin/ISG15 ligase TRIM25-like, giving the protein MASADLREELLCSICLSTYTDPVMLRCGHNFCRVCVGRVLDTQDESGVYSCPQCREEFQEQPALMRNLYLHNVAERFLITQQEQEEITGICCTYCVDSPVPAVRSCLHCEASLCDKHLRVHSKSPEHVLSDPSTSLEKRKCSVHKKILEYYCMEDAACICVSCSLIGKHNGHKMESLDEASNNKKQKLRNVFQKLITKREETEERVWSLEERRRKAQEKAAGEAERVTALCTDIRRRVDDLEKKVLSEISRQEKEESLPLSALIHQLEIKKDELSREMRHIEELCNMTDPLTVLLEPDTGDLCDPEEEGGDEDTGGHDKQPHDGDDLDVAVISHTLHTLCEVISGIRSGIYVEDPADILLDVATANNNVLISDDLKTATWTEEEQKRPETAERFQDYQVMSRRGFTSGRHYWDVESRRSGWWRVGMCYPSIDRRGGQSEIGGNNKSWCLWRYNNNQYVVTHDSEVIRFPDKISSDRFRIYLDYEAGQLSFYELCDPIRHLHTFTATFSEPLHAALYILDCSIKILRGSRIWKKPL; this is encoded by the coding sequence ATGGCGTCTGCTGATCTGAGAGAAGAGCTGCTCTGCTCCATCTGTCTGAGCACTTATACAGATCCTGTAatgctgagatgtggacacaacttctgccgggtctgtgttggtcgtgtgctggatacacaggacgagtctggagtttattcctgtcctCAATGCAGAGAAGAGTTTCAGGAGCAGCCGGCACTGATGAGGAACTTATATCTTCATAATGTCGCTGAACGTTTCCTGATTACTCAGCAAGAACAAgaggagatcaccgggatctgctgcacttactgtgtggactctccggtacctgctgttagatcctgtctacactgtgaggcttctctgtgtgataaacacctgagggttcacagcaaatcaccagaacacgtcttatctgatcccagcacttctctggagaaaaggaaatgttctgtccataagaagatcctggaatattactgcaTGGAGGACGCAgcttgtatctgtgtgtcctgcagtttgATTGGGAAACATAATGGACATAAAATGGAGTCACTGGATGAGGCTTCTAATAATAAAAAGCAAAAACTGAGAAATGTTTTCCAGAAACTGATCACAAAGCGAGAGGAGACTGAGGAAAGAGTATGGAGTctggaggagcgcaggagaaaagctcaagaaaaagcagctggagaagccgagagagtcactgccctgtgtacagacatcaggagacgggtggacgacctggagaagaaggtcctgagtgagatctccaggcaggaaaaggaagagtcactgccactgtctgctctgatccatcagctggaaataaagaaggacgagctgtccagggagatgagacacattgaggagctgtgtaacatgacggatccactgactgtcttactggaaccagacaccggtgacttgtgtgatcctgaggaggagggaggtgatgaggacacaggaggacatgataaacagccccatgatggagatgacctggatgtggctgtgatctcacacacattacacacattatgtgaggtaatatcaggtataaggagcgggatctatgtggaggatcctgcagacatattactggatgtagCCACAGCTAATAATAATGtccttatatcagacgacctgaaaactgcaacctggacagaagaggagcagaaacgtccagaaacagcagagagattccaAGATTATCAGGTGATGAGCAGGAGaggatttacctcaggacgacattactgggatgtggagagcaggagatcagggtggtggagGGTGGGGATGTGTTATCCCAGTATAGACAGGAGGGGAGGTCAGTCAGAGATTGGAGGAAATAACAAGTCCTGGTGTTTGTGGAGATATAATAATAATCAGTATGTAGTGACACATGACAGTGAAGTGATCCGGTTTCCTGACAAGATCTCCAGTGATCGGTTCAGGATAtatctggattatgaggccgggcagttgtccttttatgagctgtgtgaccccatcagacacttacacaccttcactgccaccTTCTCCGAGCCTCTtcatgctgcattatatatattggaCTGTTCTATAAAAATATTAAGGGGAAGCCGCATCTGGAAGAAACCATTATGA
- the LOC143776909 gene encoding E3 ubiquitin-protein ligase TRIM7-like gives MASADLREELDCSICLSTYTDPVMLRCGHNFCRMCIDQALDTQDESGVYSCPDCREQFLERPALMRDFALLNIMEKFLFTPATKTQPGIFCTYCVDSPVPAVRSCLHCEASLCDKHVRSHNKSPEHVLSDPSTSLEKRKYSVHKKVMEYYCTEDAACICVSCSLAKEHRRHQDEASEKKEKLRNVLQKLITKRKETEERVRSLEKRWRKAQDKAAGETERVTALCTDIRRRVDDLEKKVLSEISRQEKEESLSLSALIHQLEIKKDELSRKMRHIEELCNMMDPLTVLQEPDTGDLCDPEEEGGDEDTGGHDKQPHDGDDLDVAVISHTLHTLCDVISGIRSGIYVEGPADILLDVNTASNNLLISNDLKSATWTETKEKRPETAERFQDFQVMSRRGFTSGRHYWDVESSRSGMWMVGMCYPSIDRTGYGSYIGNNNKSWGLWRNNNQYSVIHDRKEIYLPDNILNDRVRICLDYEARQLSFYELCDPIRHLHTFTATFSEPLHAALCVWHCSIKILGGDMGV, from the coding sequence ATGGCGTCTGCTGATCTGAGAGAGGAGCTGGACTGCTCCATCTGTCTGAGCACTTATACAGATCCTGTAatgctgagatgtggacacaacttctgccggatGTGCATAGATCAAGCGCTGGATACACAGGACGAgtctggagtttattcctgtcctgaCTGCAGGGAACAATTTCTGGAAAGGCCGGCACTGATGAGGGACTTTGCGCTGCTAAACATAATGGAGAAATTCCTGTTTACTCCAGCAACAAAGACGCAGCCTGGGATTTtctgcacttactgtgtggactctccggtacctgctgttagatcctgtctacactgtgaggcttctctgtgtgataaacaTGTAAGGTCTCACAACAAGTCACCAGAACACGTCTTATctgatcccagcacttctctggagaaAAGGAAATATTCTGTCCATAAGAAGGTAATGGAATATTACTGCACTGAGGACgctgcttgtatctgtgtgtcctgcagtttgGCCAAAGAACATCGGAGACACCAGGATGAGGCCTCGGAGAAGAAGGAGAAACTGAGAAATGTTCTCCAAAAACTGATCACAAAGAGAAAGGAGACTGAGGAAAGAGTCCGGAGTCTGGAGAAACGCTGGAGAAAAGCTCAAGACAAAGCAGCTGGAGAAACCGAGAGAGTCActgccctgtgtacagacatcaggagacgggtggacgacctggagaagaaggtcctgagtgagatctccaggcaggaaaaggaagagtcactgtcactgtctgctctgatccatcagctggaaataaagaaggacgagctgtccaggaagatgagacacattgaggagctgtgtaacatgatggatccactgactgtcttacaggaaccagacaccggtgacttgtgtgatcctgaggaggagggaggtgatgaggacacagggggacatgataaacagccccatgatggagatgacctggatgtggctgtgatctcacacacattacacacattatgtgacgtaatatcaggtataaggagcgggatctatgtggagggtcctgcagacatattactggatgtaaacACAGCTTCAAATAATCTCCTTATATCAAACGACCTGAAATCTGCAACCTGGACAGAAACAAAAGAGAAAcgtccagaaacagcagagagattccaggattttcaggtgatgagcaggagaggatttacctcaggacgacattactgggatgtggagagCAGTAGATCAGGAATGTGGATGGTGGGGATGTGTTATCCCAGTATTGATAGGACGGGATATGGATCATATATTGGAAATAATAACAAGTCCTGGGGTTTGTGGCGAAATAATAATCAATATTCAGTGATACATGACAGGAAAGAGATCTATTTACCTGACAATATCTTGAATGATAGAgtcaggatatgtctggattatgaggccaggcagttgtccttttatgagctgtgtgaccccatcagacacttacacaccttcactgccaccTTCTCCGAGCCCCTTCATGCTGCATTATGTGTATGGCACTGTTCTATAAAGATACTAGGGGGTGACATGGGTGTATGA